GTATGCCCGAAGCCGCCTGCTCCGCGGATAGTGTCCGGAAGCTCATCCGCTTCGGCGATCGCAATCTCCGGCAGCTGCTGGATGACCATTTGAGCAATGCGTTCGCCGCGGTTAATCGTGAATGGCTCTTGGCCCAGGTTAATGAGCAGAACCTTAACTTCGCCGCGGTAATCCGCATCAATGGTACCTGGCGAGTTCAAGCAGGTAATACCGTGCTTGAATGCCAGCCCGCTTCTAGGACGAATTTGCGCTTCCACTTGCTGCGGCATCGCCATCGCAAGACCTGTCGGAATCAGCTTGCGCTCCCCTGGCGCAAGCACGACAGGCTCGGTTACCGCAGCCTGAAGGTCAAAGCCAGCAGCCCACTCCGACATTTTGCCGGGCAATGCGATATCTTCATTGCCCGGCTGACGTTTAAATAGAATTTGAAACAAAACGATCCCTCCCGATCTGAGCAGCAGCTTTATCGTTTGTTCCAACCATGGCAACGGCAAACGGTACGGACAGCATCCGCTCCGTTACTTCCCGCACATCCTTCATCGTGACATTGTCGATGCGTTGCAGCATTTCGTCTAGCGTAAAGTGTCTTCCGATCATCAACTCGTTTTTGCCAAGGCGGTTCATCCTGCTGCTTGTGCTTTCAAGGCTCAGGATCAAGCTGCCCTTCAGCTGCTCTTTCCCGCGATGCAGCTCCTCGTCGCTAAGACCTTTCACCGAAAGCTCTTCCATCTGCTCGAGCGTCAGATCAAGCACTTCTTTCGTCTGCTTCGGCGCTGTTCCTGCATAAACCGTGAACAACCCGCTGTCTGCATAAGACGTGTGATACGAATAGACCGAATAGGCTAGGCCCCGCTTCTCGCGGATTTCCTGGAACAGCCTTGAGCTCATGCCCCCGCCAAGCGCATTATTCAACAGAATCATGGCATACAGCTGCGGGTCTGAATTGGAACAACCAGGGAATGTAAGGCAAAGATGGTTCTGCTCGGTCTTTTTCTTGAAGTAAACATAATCGCCGTGGAAAGTTGGTGCCGTGACAATACCGCTCTTTCCTTTGTTCTTGAAGCGGCCGAAGTATTGCTCGAGGAGTGCCAAAAGCTTGGTTTCCTCCACGTTACCGGCTACGCTGATAACCGTATTTTCAATCGTATATGTATCATTCATATATCCTCGCAGCGATTCGGAATTCATGGCTGCAAGGCGTTCTTCCAGTCCAAGAATCGAGTACGCAAGCGGATGATCGCCGTAGGCTGCACGGGAAGCCTCATCATGAACCTTGTCATCCGGCGTATCTTCGTACATCGAGATTTCTTCCAGAATTACGTTTTTCTCTTTCGCCAGTTCTTCCGCATCTAGCTTTGATTCGAAGAACATATCCGAAAGCGCATCTACCGCAATCGGCAGGTGCTCATCCAATACCTTTGCAAAGTAGCAGGTGTATTCCTTGGATGTAAAAGCATTTACGTTGCCGCCAATCCCGTCAAACAGATCGGCAATGTCTTTTGCTGTACGGCCGTTAGTGCCTTTGAACAGCATATGCTCGACAAAATGGGAAATCCCGTTGTTCTCGGGGGTTTCGTTCCGGGATCCAGTCTTTACCCAAATTCCGAAGGAGACCGACCGGAATGTCGGCAAGTATTCCACAACGACGCGGAGGCCATTGCTGAGCGTATATTTATTCACTTGGTATCCTCCTAAAATGAATTGCCACACAAAGGTTGGTTAACAACCGTTTGTGGTGATTCATGCTTCGTAAGCTTAAGCCAATGAATTGCCACACAAAGGTTGGTTAACAACCGTTTGTGGTGATTCATGCTTCGTAAGCATGAGCCGAACATGAATGATTTCACTATAACAAATTTAGGGAATCTACTCAACCGCAGAAGGCAAACGCTCTGGTGACAGCGTTTCGCTGACCGTACCCAGCGCATATCCCTGACGCTTCGCTTCACGTATCATGCCAGTAAGAGCATCTCTGGACGAGGCGGTTGGATGCATGAGAATCAGGGCACCTGGCTCCAGCTTGGAGGAAATTTTCTGAATGATCCAATCTGGGGACGGCTTGCGCCAATCCACCGTATCAATCGTCCACATAACCGTCATTAAACCTTGTTCGCTGGCAACCTGAACGGTTGTCTGATTGTACGAGCCGGAAGGCGGAGCGAACCATTTGTTCTGCGCGCCAAGCGTTCCCTTTATCAAATCCTCGGTACGGGAAATTTGCGTATACTGGGAATCTCTATTTAGGGTTTTCATATCTGGGTGCGAATACGCATGATTCGAAATTTCATGTCCCCGTTCCTGAATCTGTTTCGCAACATCAGGATATTTCTTTAGCCAGGAGCCGTCCAGAAAAAAGGTTGCCTTCACGTTTTCTTTGTCGAAGGTATCCAATATAGCCGGGAGATACTCATTGCCCCAAGCGACATTAACCATAATCGCGATCATCTTCTTGTTCGGATTGCCCTTGTAAATCGGCCATGGCCCCAAATCCTTTAAGGAGATTTTCGGAGGGATTTCCTTGTATGCATACTGAATCGGGGAAATATTACCGCTTGCAAGCGTTTGTTGATAGGTCTTCTCGACATCCACTTCGAGACCGTTATAGCCGGGAATCGCTTTCCACACCCGGTCAATCCGAGCATCAATGGGTTCAACATAGCGCTGCTGGGACTCTGCTTCTATTGTTTCCCGCAACTTCG
This region of Paenibacillus sp. JDR-2 genomic DNA includes:
- the dut gene encoding dUTP diphosphatase, with the translated sequence MFQILFKRQPGNEDIALPGKMSEWAAGFDLQAAVTEPVVLAPGERKLIPTGLAMAMPQQVEAQIRPRSGLAFKHGITCLNSPGTIDADYRGEVKVLLINLGQEPFTINRGERIAQMVIQQLPEIAIAEADELPDTIRGAGGFGHTGV
- a CDS encoding M16 family metallopeptidase, which encodes MNKYTLSNGLRVVVEYLPTFRSVSFGIWVKTGSRNETPENNGISHFVEHMLFKGTNGRTAKDIADLFDGIGGNVNAFTSKEYTCYFAKVLDEHLPIAVDALSDMFFESKLDAEELAKEKNVILEEISMYEDTPDDKVHDEASRAAYGDHPLAYSILGLEERLAAMNSESLRGYMNDTYTIENTVISVAGNVEETKLLALLEQYFGRFKNKGKSGIVTAPTFHGDYVYFKKKTEQNHLCLTFPGCSNSDPQLYAMILLNNALGGGMSSRLFQEIREKRGLAYSVYSYHTSYADSGLFTVYAGTAPKQTKEVLDLTLEQMEELSVKGLSDEELHRGKEQLKGSLILSLESTSSRMNRLGKNELMIGRHFTLDEMLQRIDNVTMKDVREVTERMLSVPFAVAMVGTNDKAAAQIGRDRFVSNSI
- a CDS encoding polysaccharide deacetylase family protein; its protein translation is MMRMRNKIIGICASFIVLFVFIRLNVGGVRDYIQAVKEQDAVVTGAESAISDEEKAKLRETIEAESQQRYVEPIDARIDRVWKAIPGYNGLEVDVEKTYQQTLASGNISPIQYAYKEIPPKISLKDLGPWPIYKGNPNKKMIAIMVNVAWGNEYLPAILDTFDKENVKATFFLDGSWLKKYPDVAKQIQERGHEISNHAYSHPDMKTLNRDSQYTQISRTEDLIKGTLGAQNKWFAPPSGSYNQTTVQVASEQGLMTVMWTIDTVDWRKPSPDWIIQKISSKLEPGALILMHPTASSRDALTGMIREAKRQGYALGTVSETLSPERLPSAVE